The sequence catgaatatagtcaaaaaatgactttagctgcttgttcagactacctatttaaaatgagttgattttataaaatgttttgggacaacttaattgttttatgttaaatccacttaaatttgtaaagacaaataagttaacttgatttgtATTGGAATAACATGTAGGAATTGTGTGTAGGGTTCATATGGTCCTGGAAAAGTAATGGAATTTTACAAGACATTTTCCagacctggaaaagttttggaaaaataaataaacccgaaatgttttggaaaagtcatggaaatttgtttaacaaatgtcTGTGTACTTGAATATATTTGAAATGATAATATTGGGTAAATTtttattacaattgtgctgtCCATCCCTGTCCTCTACATGGGGTAAAAAGCAACTCGCAGTTTCAGCTTTGCCTCTGCTTCACTTGCTTTCAACGTAATTTAAGAAAGTAATTTAAGGGTCCAGAATCAATCTGGAGGTAAGATACTGTGGATGCTAAAGGCTCATAAATCTTGTCAAAAGCCAACATTTAAACAGTTTTCAaagagacatatatatatatatatatatatatatatatattagactacaatctttctttatatatatatatatatatatatatatatatatatatatatatatatatatatatatatatatatatatatatatatatatatatatatatatatataatatatatatatataatatatatatattatatatagagagatagagatagatagatctatctatctatagattgTCACATATTtattgatatgctgtaataaatttgaacgtgcaatttcttttttttttagcttgtgtACGTAGACCGTAGTAAAATCACAAACtgatttttagtagtaaaaatgtgtatgaaccatGTGTGTGGAACCCGGCATTTTTTAGTGTAGCCAAtgctgctaaataaataaataaatgaatgaatgatgaatttgTACACATTGTCGTATCATTATCATCACTTCTGTGTTTTAGGTGATAGGAACTCTTCCTTTGCTGGTCAACCCTGCCTCTCTGGCAGGAGCTGCAGCGGCTTCTGCCTTACCTGCTCAGGGCCTGCAGGTTCAAACTGTGTCTCCACAGCTGCTCTTGAATTCGCAGGGACAGATCATTGCTACGATAGGGAATGGTCCAACAGCTGCTATCCCGTCCGCCGCTTCTGTCCTCCCCAAAGCCACTGTTCCCCTGACCCTCACCAAAACCACCACACAGGTACTGCAGTGGCGCACATTATGATTGGTGTATTCTGTGCaccatttttgtacttttataagCTCTgctatattttttgtaaatcaaaGGTGCGTGTTTTTGTTCAGTTGAAAACTTCAGTACTCTAAAAATGCTTAGCTGGCAGCACTTTTCCAGTGCAGTGGTCAGTGCTTTACATAAAACTTGCGCTCAATGCCTTGCTTCACTGCTGTCAAAAAATGCGGAGCTTCCAATGAAAAcaacaactgaaaaaaatatgctCAGTTTGGGACAAGTGTTTTGGTCGGCACTCGCCCTAAGGCAAAATTTAGACCAGGGGTCCGTTTTTCagacgtggattactcaattcactggatttggatattgacgatttgacccgatccaggatcgtttagtctttcaaaactcatctgagacttgttgtcatagcaacagttctggtagctcaaacctgcttgggagcaggctcattttatataaacaggattagatcaggtcagttcaagcaaagacaATACTAAAATTCATTACCTGATGAATCGttgatgaccatgtcgcagtttagctaaattaattcatgccTCCTCCTAACACCTGCGCCGATTGTTTTCCAGGCGCAGTCTAAAGTGATGTATGCAAATTATATAGTATACCGTGACCAGGGATCCAATCAGCCAGTGCagcaacattttgtgtctgctggtttgtttacttgcgggagttccgtTGGCATTTTCTCGCATGCTAATTCTGACCaattgaaaagcagtttaggaaatgtgTCAATAACATTTGGCCAaagagtgatgtggattttgtcacatgactgcattttggttcttttcaaattgttcggaccaaagcaatcagtgtggtgtgaaaagaacCCAAATGGCTGAAAAATGCTACAAtctatcatttgttgcccttggtctggaccaaatgaaccgaaccacagatgtgaaagcaccctaagaaacTTTGAAATTTCAAAATGCTTTGTTCTTACTGtgagtatatacacacacaataaaactcttaaagtttCGTAAGGCTGGGCCATTTAATCTGTgtcaataaaaaaacactattgtaAATATAACCTAAGAAAACTAATACACCTAAGAAATGCAGTGGCTAAATCAGTTCAGGTTTTTGCTTATTTGCTCAAGGACGTGTGAAATATTTGTGTGAAGAGTGTCCTATTTGTTGATGGGCTGTGATTGGTTCTCCAGGGTCCTGTTGGGAAAGTGGCCCCCTCCAAAGTGATCATTGCTCCCCAACCATCGGTGGTTAAACCGATGACATCACTCACGCCTGCTGGTGTCATCGCCTGTGGAGAAATGCCTACCGTCGGGCAGCTTGTCAACAGTACGTTTATGATTTACTAGTTGTACAGAGTGTCTAtgggggtcttaaaaagtattaaaagctgAGAAgtcaatttatatacatttaaggcccttaaaaagtatttaaaagtccTAAATGCTAAATTACAATGTATtaaattttgtattgtttttgattGTACAATGTATAGGtgtatgctaaagtttgtctAATTTTAATCTGTGAATATTGGGAAGCTGTGGAATGTAAAggtgtttttttagatgttaatactgatataaacatgtaaagctttaaGTTTGTCACTAAATAGATCAACAATTGTTTTCATAacaccttatacttcagtttctcatcaaatcatctgactaatcaaatactctctagtaGTGTGACATGCCTTGCCACATTTTTAGATGCTTTTCATtggatgcgcttgagctcaaccactcccactggcagagctgataaaacaaaatgctattggctgttttttttttttaaaaaggggcaaagctactctatgtcccgcccaCTTTTGCTTGTTCAGTAGAAATTAATAAAATCCTGCTATATTTGATatcacactgctttgtttactgcagtaaccaaggcaatgCCATCATTGCTGCTGTTCTAGAAGTAGCACCTGCTGAATTAGCAAATTTAtccagtatatgaataatgttttagttcaggattagtttcttataatcaggatataataaatatactgtaagttaaaatgtcgccagatgaggtcttaaaatgtatggaaagattcttaaaaatgtcttaaaaggtattgaattttactctctgattcctgtataccTCGTTGTATATATTTAGTCTTGTAATGTTTGCACAATTGCATTTACAACCATCTTCAGTCATGAGCAGGAGTAGTTCTTTAAGTCGTGTTTAGATCCGATTTCAGATTTGAAGAATGATGTTTTTGTGACTTGTGGGTAAATTAATCATGTTTGCGATCTGGAGAGCTTCCAGAAGTGCTTATTCCGTTTTTGTTTTGGTTAGAGCCGTCTGCTGTGAAAGACGAAGAGGCCATTAATCTGGAGGAGATTCGAGAGTTCGCCAAGAACTTTAAGATTCGACGGCTCTCTCTGGGTTTGACACAGACTCAAGTGGGCCAAGCTCTGACTGCTACCGAGGGCCCTGCGTACAGTCAGTCAGCCATCTGCAGGTCATTCACTTTTCTGTCTTCTTAATGtactcttctttttttaaaaacatgtagtATGTTGGCTGCAGTAGCCTACTGGGCAGTCATGATAAAGGCAAAATGCAAAAACAGGTCTGTATGGGACTAGTCAGATTTATACTTTCCTTAGGTTGccacaaaataaagaaaagaaatatcTTTTCAGACACACACTGATATActaaaacaggtcatttttaccAAAACAGGTAATTCTTAAGAGCTgccgcagaattgttgccacggcttatagattattgagctgaagcttgataaaacagaaatgttgatttttttttttttttttgctccagaTAGCATCACCCCAATGATCAGGCAAGTTTTTGGGGGTTTGTCATCTTCAAAGTACAGTGAAGTTAGAAATCTTGGTGTCCTCTTTGATCGAGCTCTGTGTTTTAACAGCTATGTTAAATCTGTTGTTCGTACATGCTTTTTTCATCTGAGGAACATTGCAAAAATCAGAGACATTGTGTCAAAGGAAGAGATTGAGATGCTTGTCCATACCTTCATCTCTTCACGATTGGATTATTGTAATGTTCTGTTCGCTTGTCTGAACAAATCTTCTATGGATCGATTGCAAGTTGTGCAGAATGCAGTTGCGAGGCTTATAACTAACACCAGTAGGAGGTCACACGTTTCTCCTGTgcttcactggcttcctattAGTTTTAGAGTAAATTTTAAGATTCTGGCCATTACATATAGAGCTCTGCATGGTCAAGCACCCCTGTATACTCAAGATCTTTTACACAGTCACTCATGTAGCCGGTTTCTGAGGTCTTCTGGCAAGGACCTTTAAGCCATTCCCAGAACTCGTCTTAAGACCAAAGGAGACCGTGCCTTCTAGAGATGtgcggatcagctgaaatgacatgTGAATCtgcggcttcatactaatcatccacctGCCCGCACATAGTTTTATTTGATATATGTATCCGCACCCGAtcgtcattttaataatttaattctttaaggcatgatgataggtcaccgtggatattaacagcagattcagtgagctatAATAAgcgcatctctgatagtaaaataacatattaatcgtaaacgtttttaaattaacatttatttataaaaacaaaagtttgtctttagacaacactttcttcatttcttaatagatacagaaagtaaaaattGGACATTATAGCTTTTACAGATACAAGAACAAGATAATAAAAAGGGTGCCGCTTCCGTTTAGGCAGCTATATTGTGTTTGCTTGGCCTTTTTCTACgcactgtgcaaaaacagaaCAGCAGATTCGGGCGATTCCGCCTGGCCTCCAAAACGCGGCCAGCTGCCCTGAATTGAGCGTTCGCTCGCACCGCTTGTTGTAGGAATGAACAAGATCTTCTCCTCGCAAGGCGCTGCAGTCGTGGAAATAAGCGATCTTGTTTCTTCCAGAACGATAGCAGATTTTCCTTTGACTCCTCTAACTGAAACTTTGAACAGTAGGCTTGCACTTAATCCATTGTTTTGGGAGTCTAatcttcccattctgcaaagcccactctctgcttttttactggtccactgccatgtcccgCTACATACACCCGCAACCGACCTGCAATTAatcataaagtatttttttattacccggCCCGCCCGACCCGCGGATTATCTGCAGCGCCCGCGGATATAACCGCCATCTGCGCATCACTAGTACCTTCTATGTGGTGGCCCCACGGCTCTGAAACTCTCTCCCTAtagcactgagaactctgggatcagttgaactttttaaaagcatttaaagatgCATCTTTTTGATCAAGCTTTTAATCaacagtattagtgtttctgtatttggattttttacttattttattatgttttaacatgttttcttttattgttatgTGTTCTTTTACTTCTTTTCTCTTATTgaaaagcactttgtgactcaatgtgtgggaaaggtgctatataaataaacctttacttacttacttgaattaaattaaaatcagcttaAAGCTTGAGTTAAATTgtaaatcaaatcgcaatcgcaatatctgtcaaaaagaaatcgcaattagatttttccccaaatcgcacagccctaccaaCCATCCATGTGGACAAATTTCTCATATACACATGCTCCACTTCAATTTCTTGTGTTTATTGATACCTTGCCAGGTTTGAGAAGCTGGACATCACTCCTAAAAGTGCACAGAAGCTGAAGCCTGTGCTAGAGCGCTGGCTGGCGGAGGCCGAGCTCTGGAACCAGAAAGGTCAGCAGAACTTGATGGAGTTTGTGGGAGGAGAACCGTCCAAGAAACGCAAACGGAGAACCAGCTTCACGCCGCAGGCCATTGAGGTGCTCAACACTTACTTCGAGAAAAACTCCCTTCCGACAGGCCAAGAGATTACAGAGATCGCCAAGGAGCTGAACTACGACCGCGAGGTGGTTCGGGTCTGGTTTTGTAACCGTCGACAAACTCTGAAAAATACCAGCAAGATCAACGTGTTTCAAGCCCAGTAGGAACGACGGGTGGATTTTACGGACGTGGATGTATTGGTGCTAGCTGCAAAATGACTGAATTGCTGTTGTGATGAAGCCAGCGGTACTCGGATTGTGTGCAGTCTTAGTATAGTATCAAACATACtctttttgttgtttcttttgtttCCGTTATGCTGCATGCAGAGTGACGTTTTGCCGTGCCACAACAGTTTTCAATGATAAATGGCTTTCGAACTATTTAAAGTAAAGACGAAGCTACAAAATCATGTAGTCGCTGTTTTATAGACAAAATTAAGCacttaattaaatatgtaaatgagaaCTTCCAAGATAttctcagtttttattttttggtaggAACTAACCGCTTAAATTGATGACTACATGTACATTTAGCAGGTTATTCAATCATTTGACTGATTTAGGTTTTTTAATTCATATAATTTTGCTGTAAACTTTACGCTAGTGACTGTACTTTGCCTGACACAAATTACTGATATTGGTTATACTGATATGGTTTTCTCACACCTTCAAATAAGTCCCCAAAAGGGCATATtcaggatttttttacatttcagtttcAGTAAACACAGCGTCTTTGTGCTTAATGTAGATGTGGTTCATTCAAGTGGACAATCATAGTACTCTAAATCAGAAAGCATGCCCTGCTTTTATATAGTTAAGacatatttttaatttccattttgactgtcatcatatttttgtgtgtcAGAAATGTGTGGATTCAAATGCAATTTCAAAGATTACAATGACTGAAAAAATTATGGATTTTACTGTTACTGTTTCCACATAAGCATATAAAGAGATGAAGTGATACTTGCATTTGCACTTGTATGGGGCACTTAAGAAACATCTTTTGGAAAGTTTGTGAGCCGTCAAACAAGTGTTATTTCTatcttgaatgaataaatttggaCTGCGCTGTCATTTGTACAATTTGTGGCAGGAATATTCACCGGTCATGTAATCATTTTCCTATTTGGTACAACTGTCCAGACAGAAGTGTGTTGTAACATGTGTTTCACATGTTTGTTTTAAGCATAAAGCTATATTGTTCTTATGGACCTTCAGTATTTATCTAATGAATTCTTATTGGTACAATACCAtgcatttacattttaacattgtGAAGAAGGAATGGTATTAGATATAGTGTTTTAACTAATGCTATTAACGTAGActaaatatgtgtaaaaaagaaaaagaaagaaaagttcaACATTTTAATGTGTGCAGAAGTTATCGATTTTAAAAagatgcctaaatgcatttacaAATTATAAACAATGGTACGGTACTCCATtaactatatttattttgtatcaatTGTACTATTTGGTATTAACTTGTCATTTGAATAAATTAACACTAAAGAGTCTTGTTGTTTTTGATTTGAATATGTTGGTAAGCCTTTTTTCCACCTCTTTACAATCtcagaatacatttaaattgtacAAATACTTAAGTGTACAagcaaagttggttttatatggCTTGACAGCGTTTAAATTAGACTGTTCATCGTACTGTTTATGGTTTCTGTGGTCTTAAAATATCTTTAGAAATTGATATTACCAAGGTAACCATATTTTCCACCAAAATGCCATCACTGCATTTATGATCTATGCTCAGAAATCAGAGCAAATGCTTCTACAAACTGTAAAAGGCTCAGAATTAtttggctttatttatttatttcgaagATATGTGATATGATGAtagtttatctgttttatttacaacTGTGGGATTTTAGAATCATATATAACCCTAATAGTTGTGAATGTATAAGATTAACTGACCCCATATTCACAGATAATATTatgatatagaccatttcaatttggtgacgtcattggcccatgaacatttgctgcttgttattaaaatatttcataactgtaacaataggcaattcagtcataacttcttgttaaaacagctatcataacattatttaacaaCATGTGGCTCTTTTTATATTCTCGGaaactatagaaattaaaaatgtaaaacagaaagtacgttgggaccattgtttttgtttacataaacAATGgtctatacaatatatattacaattttgttcattatatttgtattaaatcattaattatttgttgtacttaaGGATCACAGACGAAAAAGGATTTGCAATATACAacatcttgtcaggcatatttatttagaacaagaatcatttgtcgatataatatttatatgtatacatgtatagtTTATGTAccactttaatttacttttttactttcacCCATTTGTAATTTGTGAtcacttattattttataattgcaTGAATAGAGGCCAAAATAAGTATTATATGTTTACCTGAACACATCTCCAACACTGACTGACGATGGAACTTTTTCTTGCAATCTTGACAGTTGTTACGTAAGATGTTTGAACCAATAAAATAGCCTGTTTACTTACGATTATTTGTTTTCTACGTATATTAAATAACTTCAGGATATTTAACATAGAACTGGAGTGCGTATTTTGTTTTGTCGGTATTGTCCCATAACTTTCGCGGTCACTTTTTGGGTAGGTTTCCTTTTCAAAAGGCATCGCATCTCCAGGTCGATAGGGGCCGCAAGTGTTCTTGAGTCGGTCACTCTTCCAGTCGTTAGTGAGGAAGACTACTGCGGATATTACGGCAATTTCTATAGAGTAGAAGAGATAAACAAACATGTAATATTATACACAAGACATTTATTGACTCACAATTCATACTGTCTCAATATTATAAATTTTCTTCGAATTTATCTGAGCGTCGTCACATTTTTGGTGTCCGGTGAAGGAATTTAATCTGCCTTCTTTCGACCACAACGAAGTTGTCTTGCCAAAAGAAGGACGATGGGTGGAAAAATGGCGTGAAACGATGATCTTTACCACATTTTTTTTCTGACTGCTGTCAGAGGTAATTAACGTTATTTGTAAGCCGTTCATGACAAAACGCTTTATTTTAAACGATATTTGTGAAGTTGTTCTCCTCTAATTGTATTACGTAATACAATACATGTGTTGGTCATGTGTAGAGCTGTACGTACTTCTgaatatattaagttaaattgGGGGTTTACTCTGTCCTTAGCGTCAAGTTTGGTTAATTAAGAATAACAGTTTAGAAAATTACCTGGTAAACTATATAAACttatttgtgcagttttaatAACAAACCTTAATGTATGTTTAATCTAAATCCTctgttcatatattttttttcagagatGAGTCTGTGATTGTCCCTAAACCCAAAGGGAGGCTGCCAGAACTGTAATTCTTTTTGTGattttgttgttaaattaaaagtcTAAAATCATGGCTTGGGCTCTGAAATTACCTCTGGCCGATGAGGTGATTGAGTCTGGTCTGGTCCAGGACTTTGATGCCAGTCTGTCAGGGATCGGGCAAGAGCTTGGAGCTGGTGCTTACAGCATGAGGTGAGATTCATCAGTTAACTTACAGTTTTTCATTGTTTAGGAATGTTTGAACTGTGTCTgcgtattttattaatgtttcctGAGGCCTGTGGGTTTTGAtgcaagttattttttattaattaatagctCCTGGTGCCTTATTGAAAAGCATTTAGTCTAGTTTACTAGCCTAGACACATTTCTCCTGCTGTTCACATGTCACTCCGGGGTGTTTAAATGTCATGATGAATGTGTTTCAGCACCGTCTGACCTTCCAGACTGGCACACTGTGTCTTGTAAGCTCTTACATGACTGTTATGCAGAAAATGAACTGTTTTGAAAAGTACAGGTCTATTTGAGTCAAGGTTATCGTGTGTGGGTTTTGATGAGGTGCTTAGGAAGGGATATTATTAATGTACAGAGGCGTATTGAGAAACTAAAGTTCTCTGTGACTATTTTAAAATGCATCTAATTGTTTTCAAATcagtcattttatttgttttgctttatttgttgTAATAGTATAATGAGTTCTAGCgttgagagggagagagaatgaCTCCATCTAGTCTTGTTAGCTGGTCTCCAGGTAACAAAGTAGCCTGTTATAAACCCCATGTTCCAGTCCTGCCTCGCCATCTGTTTGGATTAGCTCTTAAATGGATGAGTAGTGATATATATTAGAAGTGTTTGTGAagaaaacagaatgaatatttgtttataattccTCCATTATCCTTGCTGTTTTTTTCTCAGTGATGTGCTGGCTCTCCCCATCTTCAAGCAGGAGGAGTCTAACTTACCGCCAGAAAGCGATAATAAGATCCTTCCTTTCCAGTATGTACTGTGTGCTGCCACTTCTCCTGCTGTCAAACTACACGACGAGACCCTCACCTACCTCAATCAAGGTCTGTTCAGCAATGCTTCCTGAGGAATTCGTTATTTAGAATTGCTGAATAAATGTTTGATATATCCAAGCTGTGGTTTACAGTTAATAAGTTACCCACACATTTGAAAGAGGCATTttgattaatatataaatatctagTGCACACTTCCTCTtcaaggtcccatgaagtgctttgaaatatgcatttttattcgatgtttgatgtaatcgcAACCGAAACACAGAAAGGGTTGGATATAGTGAAGCTCCTCCCCGTTGCAGccaatattgttttgtttcatcaccgcactgccagtgagagtggttgagctcaagtgcatcaaatgaaagtgtcttgaagagggcggagcttgtcagatactagagagcatttgattggtcatgattaggcccacggaatctgcgcgtgcagaatttcgcagattttccaccgatttccgcagatt comes from Danio aesculapii chromosome 23, fDanAes4.1, whole genome shotgun sequence and encodes:
- the pou6f1 gene encoding POU domain, class 6, transcription factor 1 isoform X3, which produces MSGQETIRVLEVEVDTALSSTGAAESGGDEESAGQSLEATEEAQLDGPVTTSSTTAVTVEVSAPLVQTVVPKAAISMSPAQQTSVPITVQACPQVLTQDGLASLMTGMLAQQSSLGQPLLIPLSMAGSVGGQGGLAVLTLPTATVATLPGLAAASPAGGLLKLPFAGLQAATVLNSVQTQLQAPAQAVLQPQMSALQALQQTQTTAATTASVVQKASEPSVSVATLQTAGLSINPAIISAASLGAQPQFISSLTTTPIITSAMSNVAGLTSQLITNAQGQVIGTLPLLVNPASLAGAAAASALPAQGLQVQTVSPQLLLNSQGQIIATIGNGPTAAIPSAASVLPKATVPLTLTKTTTQGPVGKVAPSKVIIAPQPSVVKPMTSLTPAGVIACGEMPTVGQLVNKPSAVKDEEAINLEEIREFAKNFKIRRLSLGLTQTQVGQALTATEGPAYSQSAICRFEKLDITPKSAQKLKPVLERWLAEAELWNQKGQQNLMEFVGGEPSKKRKRRTSFTPQAIEVLNTYFEKNSLPTGQEITEIAKELNYDREVVRVWFCNRRQTLKNTSKINVFQAQ